The DNA region ACACCTttctaacaatatatatatatttagatatttCTACATGAGATTGAAATgggtattttaagaaaaaaattaacctTAAATTTTAAGCATAATAATTAAGGGTATCAACTATTTCACCTAACTAATGAAATTATATAAAGGaaccaaattatataaaattaaagaatgGGTACTATATTCTAAATGTAAACATAGTATAGAGACTATAAccataatttgatataaaataatcTATGTCTAACACAatcattagtttttatttaataaaagggTAATTATTTGGTATACAGGcggtaaaattttttaactaagCGGGATTGAAATTTTACCATATAtctattgatattttaaaaaaaaattaatttaatttaattgaaataagtGATTGTATATTTACCCAAAATGAATGGGagatagaaaaataatatttactaaaaatagtaaaaagtatatatgtatatgcctTACAAGTAATAAAAACACACACaatttaattaactttaaaaagttgatgctaaaatgattaaaaaaaattaaagtaactAAAGTGATAAACGTTATGAATTAAACTTGTTAATATATATAATGTTGTCTATCATTAATTATAGTATCCAGTTTTTATGTACATGCTAATTTTGGTAAATTAATACAATGAAATAGTCTTCGATAAAAAACAACAATGAAATAGTCTTTGTATCTTTACCTAATAACTGTCTTAGTATTTTTCGGTTGTTAATACAATTAAATattgatatttctaataattttccTAATGATTGccttattattatttctataatgttaaaataaaggAAATTCCTAAAAACCCTGTGTGAGGGGTGAGCTAAGCTttagtaataaaatgtatttaatatttgattaaaattataatttatactataaataaataaataaatttaaaattaaatttaagtttgtATATCAAGTATGATATCAAATGTCTTCCACAATTTTACTAAGTAATTAAATTCTTACTAATTGTTTTTAGTCTTGCTATCAATTTCAAGTTACTTTATGTAGTTTATGATGATTCTGAAAGGTTTATGTGAAGAGATTGAACATATGGTGAGACAGTTTATCTCGGTTTCTTATAATGGGGCTAAAAAGATATCTCTATTGAGCTGGTATTCGATGTGCCAACCTAAATCACATAGAGGTCTTGGGTTGAGATATTTAAACGATGATAATGCCTCTTTCATGATGAAGGTTAGGTTCAATATTGTGACTAATTTTAATGCCCATTGGATTCGGGTGCATCGTTCAAAATACAGGGTTCGAAGTGGATTGCCTGAGTCACTATCAAGAGGATGTTGTTCTTTCTTATGGAGATCCCTCACCAAGGTATGGCCTCTCATTCGTGAAAATTTAATTTGGTCTATAGGTGATGAGAAATGTATTAATTGTTGGTGTGACTCATGGATTCCAAGTATTGGACCCTTGTTTAAGTAGATCCCTTCTTGTTTTAATCTTGATATGGATTGTCCCCTTAGCAaaattgtttcaggtgatggttgTTGGAATTTAGAATTCTTCTGATTGTGGGTTACTAAGGAGATCATTGATCGGATTGCTGCAATTCCACCACTTCACCTTTCATTCGGGTCAGACATGATCATTTTGGAAGGGCACTTCGATAGGCTATTTCCCTCTCAAAAGCGAATATGGAACGCTTCGGGAAGGATCTTGGAATTTGGAAGAACCCATTTGGCAACTTCCTTGGAAATTCAAGGGTCCACAACAAGTTAGATTCTTTCTATGGCTTGCTCTCAAACAACGTCTACTCACGAATGCGAAAAGGGCAAGAAGAGGAGTAGGAATTGATGGCATTTGTCAAGTTTGTGGACATGGTTCAGAAGATATAATGCACGAACTCAGGGATTGCCCTGCATCGAGAGACATTTGGAACAAGCTTATTCCAATAGATAAGGTTTCAAAATTCTATTCTAGGTCACTTATTGAATGGATGACGGAAAACCTTCATAATCATCAGTTTTTTTGTCCTGAGGGTGTTGATTGGTTGTGCCTTTTTGTAACGATCTCTTGGCGAATCTGGAAAAATcgcaactttttatttttcagggATCCTTGTAGAACGTTGATGAAATCATAAGTTATTGATGAAATCATAAGTTATCTTATAGTTGGGCGAAACGGTACACCTCTAGTTCCAAATCTTCATTATATGGAACAAGAGGTCTTGTTGATAACTACAGGCTTGAAAGTAATTGGGTGCGTCTGAGTACAGATGGTTTAGTTAGGATGGATGACAGTTTCGCTACTGCTAGAGGATATGTGTGTGATCGTAATGTGGGTTGGATTTTCGGCTTTAGCAGATATTTGGGTATGTGCTCAACCTTTGACGCTGAGCTTTGGGGTATCTTGGATGGTTTGTACCTTATTCAGGAACGGGGCTATGAGAATGTTCTGATTCAAACGGATAGTCTTGAGGCTATTAATGCGATTTAGGAGGATTCAGTTGGGACTTCAACTTCGGCTCTTATAAGGAGAGTTCATTGCTCTTAAAATCTATTAAGCTTTGGAAATTCAACATATCTCTTGTGATGAAAATAAAATTGCAGATGATTTTGTTCGGATGGTTCGAGACAGGAGGCTAGGCTTAAGATTGTTTGAAGATTCTTTCTTgaaggaattaaattaattttctttctttaacttatttttcaccaaaaaattatattattaatataacaaatatattatatttcaatTAGTTTATATATACACTAAATCTATGCATTTATAAATTTAAGGAGAAGATAGATGATATAAGAATTTAGCTCTAGCATTTAGATCAACGAATAACAACTTTACCTCTCCAATTAATTATAGTTTTGTCTGCAAAAGctggatataattaatttagtacagaaaaaaaaaggaaagttttgTATcagaataatttataaaacagTAATATTATTGacaaaaaatttcttaaaaaattgaaaatactctccctatatatacataataattcaATCCGAAATTGTGCTGTATCTTGTACCTAACCAACATgtaaaatgttttggttttggCCAAACAAATATGATTTGACAATTGATGGAGAATATGTGGGGGCTTTTAAGTTTTGATCTTATTTTCCTTATTAATTTCTTCTACCTTCCTTTACTGTATAAATGTACGCAGCTTAAATTcaatgaatttataaaaaaaaccattttccTATTTCTGAACAATTTGCAGACTTTGTCTGGATTCAATTAATTGTAGGAATTACTTCCTTTTGGATACATACTTGCTAGGTACACTCGTGCGACGGATGTTCTTTATATTCTCCCAACTTTTGACCTCATTTAACTTTtacataataacaaattttattttcaatattcatATTCAGCttcattcttattttttttagctaaattttatCTCTAACCTTAAATTTGaacataaaactttaaaaaaattcaaaaaacgttattggtttttttaatagaaataactattaaaacattaaaattttaaatatggtaGCCTATATAGCAATGTGTGTACTTCATatgtttttatgtaatttttttaattttaaaatttttaaatatttttgataaattttaaattatttatggaaatactatataagataaataatgtGATATCAACATGAATTATACATCAACTATCACACAAATTTTCACATTagtatcattaaaaaattaaaagttttagttagcgtttttatttaaaaaaaatgctttgattctttttaaaatattagtggcaaatttaactaaaaaaagtaagagtaaattaaaaaatatataaatattaaaaactaattttatcattatactttTGGTACCTTTCAAAATAACCTCTAGCCACAGATTTTGCTTTCTCTTTCTTGTTAAAACAAGGATTAATGCATACTTTAACGCCTAAAAGTTATCGTTTCTTTTGCTTtagttcttaaaatttttaaaataaaaattattaaaatgttattttatgatACTTTCCGTGTTTGATTACGTTGTGCCACTTTTAATAATTTGTCTCTAAACTTCAAATCTCGTTTTTTTAGGATTGTAATATGCTTTACTACTGCACCCAACACTTGTtagtaaaatattataaaaaaattattaaaattatttaaaaatatttaaaaaataggtttaaaCATGTCAAAAGTCCCTGTATTTTTTTTGAGACATTGCATCCCTATactcttttgaaatttaaaacATGTTCCCTGTATTTTTTTTTGAGACATTGCATccctatactttttttatttaaaaatctggGTCCCTCCCgatcaattttgcccttaaaattGGCGATGTGGctgttaaaaaaaagtaaaataactcTTTTAGACTTTAACATTTAAaagtacataaataattataaaaattattttttttgtattttcaataaaaatataaaattttgaaaatataaaactctttaaattttaaaaataaatttttaaaaaattcattttaaataatttttaaaaatatgaaaatttaaaattttaaaaaaatgtaaaataatgtgTTATTTACTCTATGGATAGTAATAAGATCTAATTAAACttgaacaaatttttattttaaattaggtTAATTATATATCAAcaatattttatgtaaatttattataaactatataaaatatcagtataaaataatttttaaataatgatacaattattttaattacacTAATCTATAAGCTAATAAGTCTGAATCTAGTGTTTTCCTTCGAACAACAACAAATGTATTAATAATACATTCAGGATTAAAGAATTAGGAATCCAAAGGATGGGTATGGTAGATTCCTTGAAAGGTCCACAAAGGGTGAGATACTTTATCTGAATGGCTTTTAAAGATCGTCTCCTCACCAATAAGGAAGGCGTGAGAAGAGGTCTAGGTGATAATAGTGCATGTGGGATTTGTGGTTGTAACATTGAAGATGCTATACACACTATCAGAGACTGTAATGTGGCAAAGTGATTTGGTCTCAAATTATTCCAACAAATAAACATAGACAGTTCTTTTCTAGAGATTTGAAGGAGTGGTTGGTGGCGAATTTGCATAACCATTTGATGATTTTTGATGGGTGAGGTGGACTGACCATGTTTGTTTGGCTTCGCCTGGCGTATTTGGAAAAATCATAACCTCCAGGTGTTTCAAGGTGTCCCTTGGTACGTTGATGAAGTCATCAAAGGCTCCTTTTGTTGGGCCAAACAATTTGCCATTGCTCGGAAACCAGAAGAAGGTAAGAGGTATTTAACGTTTTCTTCTTTAGCTTTGACAGGTAATTGGATATAGATATAAACAGATGGAGCCATCGAAGCAGATTTAGGCATCGCAACTGCAGGAGGAGTTATGGAGATTGGAACAGGAAGTGGATTTTAGGCTTTAACTGATATTTAGGGACGTGTTCAGTCTTGGAAGTTGAGTTATGGGCCATCTTTGATGACTTGGCCCTTATTTTGGATCGGGGTTATGACAAAGTACTAATTAATACAGACAGTATGGAGGTAGTTCAGGCTATTCGAGATAATTATTTAAGGGACTCAAATTCTACTCTGATCAGACGGATCTAACAGCGTTGACTAAGGCACAACAATAACAAATCCAACAGATTTCGATAGAAAAAAACGAAGTTGCAAACTACTAGCAAAAATGGCTTCTagcaatgataataatattaatttgtttaataaaccCCTAGGGGGTTTTAGATTAGGTTTAGCCTTTCCCTTGctatgttttttcaaaaaaaaaaaaaaagaaaaagaaaaagaaaaaaagaattaggAATATTTTCACATGACTGTATAtgtaattcatgtcatttacataTAATGTATGTACACAAAACTTGgttcaaatctaaaataaaaacttGCTACAAAAAATTGCAGAAAATCATAATTAAAGCCCTCCTAGAAAGGAATAGCCAACATAGTATCATTAAACTCCATCTCCAACCTTatcttcaaattattttaatttgaatcgaGTGTTTGTATTattccttaaaaattatattatactaatattttgtatattttataattaaatttatataaaaatattttatttataattaaatttatttaaaataaaataaaaaattgttcaaatttaatttaatataaatcaaAGGAATAGTTCAAAGTTTAGAAAGACCTTATTACTATGCATAGAGTAAATAAtacatttattgaattttttttattttttcatatttttaaaaattatttaaaatgaatttttaaatattatttttattttcaatttgaaagtgtttttaaatttttaccatCTTTATTGAAAATACGAAAagcttttagtttttaaaatttttatgtaattgattatttacttttaaagaataatgactaaattgacaaaaaaattataaaaagtgatgGCTAAAAGAGTTGTGTTACTTTTCTTATAACAATCAAATCAACTTACAAAATTAACAGAGAGGCcgagatttttaaataaaaaaaaagtatagtgctcaatgttttaaaattaaaggatagaaattaaattttaaattttagaagagTGTAGGGACCTTTAGCATATTTAAACTTAACTTTTACTATAGTAACTTAATTTCAActaaaatcatatttgatttaatataattttaaaaaaaaataattgttatgtaaattttttatataatttttttacctatattctaaatatttcataatctaaaaaatactaaaaatgtttgaaaatatgTCATAACATTTATACCCTTTTAGCTCTTAGCATTAatggaaattaatttttttaataatttttataattttaataatatttaaaaaatttaaaaaattttgatgatgATGTGATTATCATCTAACATGTggtaatttaaatttgattagaTATACTAcctgctttttctttttttaatatcttAAAGACTTTGAAAACATTAAGAattaatttgagtaaaaaaaattaaaagatcgaaatgagaaaaataacttaaaaattaaaatatgcattAAGCCTTAAAACAACACCATTGTCACACAGGACAGGACAGGATACCTTTCCTTATTTTATAATGATGAGACACCTAACAGCACTCAAGATTTCCGACTTCGCCAATACCCAACTAAACAAGAATTGTTTGCAACAATATTAGTTTTCACCACGTGAATGAATACTGCACATTCAGACAAAGTCCCTTTGTTCCCCTCTCCTTTGTTCGTTACATCAGTTGGTCAAAAGTTTTGTCCCTGACCGGCATTGAGGTAACTACTATATATTTGATATAGCTTATAATTTTCaatgaattaaattatgacatattatttaaaatttaaaattttttttatgttcaaattCGCACATTATCACATAAGTAAACTTGTAAattgaaatttgatatttttaaatttagatgaaTTTACTTCCATTAAAAAATCTTGTGTTTGaacttttattaaattcaaataatgtGTTAACATTTGATTTACTAATAGCGAACATCAAATACAAATCAATAATACATTTAGATTTCAACAAGGTATATGAATGTACATGCATAGAAATTAGTACATTAAGTATGTGTAAATTTTTCCTCATATTAGTTTTAAGTCTCACAATTTATGAATATAGCCCAAATTTATTTTATCTATGTTTGGATATTTTTAGATTTTcgtataatttttatcaaatttattctaattttaagtaataatttttttaaaatagtggTAAGTACCACTAGATGAAGAGTGTttgacaaaattttcattttctgcTAGACATTAAAATTGTTCTTTAAATTTATACAAGGataaattatagaaaatattagattaaataaaattattatttgatgtttaaaaaaattactttattatCATGAGGTTTCTTaggttattttttaaattaacatttcataatgaaatatAAATCTTCTGTAGATTTAGTATATTTTTGTGATTTGAGGTGAGAGATTTTTCAAGAATAAACtttaataatgttaatttttgagattataattacaattataaataatatattttgataattataatGAGAatcaattaatataatattttaatttaaaaaattgatataatgaGACTTGAATTTTTATAATGCATAAATGGATAAATATAATGACacttaaatcaaattaaaatttgaattataaagtaaaaaaaaatgatatttacacatttttcaaACCTTTGAAAAACCTCAACAATCCTAATAATGATAGTTTTAAGATTAAAATCAAGGGAAATAATTTATAATgtacattttaacatttttattgtagacttaaaatcaaaacaaaaacaaagaaagaaagtaacaaaaaaaaaaaaggaaaaaagacaGTGATGTAGCCGTATTTTGTATTTGTAATTTTCCCCACGTGAATCACATTTAGATTCATCCCTCCCTCATTACCACGTGCCAAGTGTGAATGAGCGGAAACCAATAACATAATCAAAGAATGAAACACGATCCTCATGTATATTTCCCAATTCCCATTCCTCCCCCACAATATTTAGTCCTGGACCCCTTTCCCATCTTGTCCTTGAACCATATATTTATAAATCAAAGCATATTCGAAAGACAGAAAACTTATACTAAACGTAATGAAACACATATCGGTTTTAAGTTCAAAAGACCACGAAAATCCATGTTCGGCTCCTGAACCTGGAAGTTCAAGTGGGAATGTTGAAGTGCAATCCCAAAAGCGAAAAGCTGGAAGGAAGAAGTTTCAAGAGACTCGACACCCTATTTACAAAGGTGTAAGGAGGAGGAATGAGAAGTGGGTGAGCGAGGTTCGAGAGCCAAACAAGAAGTCTCGAATCTGGTTGGGGACATTCTCCAGTCCAGTTATGGCTGCTAAGGCTTATGATGCAGCGGCCTTGACTCTCAAGGGGGTTTCTGCTTCATTAAACTTCCCCGACTCTGCCTATGCATTACCACGTGCTAAGTCATCCTCCATAAGGGATATTCAGTCTGCCGCTATGCAGGCTGCATCGGAGGGTTTTGGTGGTCATGCCAAAGCATTGTCTCCTTTGCCTTTGTTGTCATCGTATCCCCCGCCATTGCCGTGCTCGGGGAGTTCCAAGATTTTGTTTGTAGATGAAGAAGAGGTGTTTAACATGCCAGGGATACTTGATAGTATGGCAGAAGGATTGATCTTAACTCCACCAGCTATGCAAAAAGGGTACTACTATTGGGAGGATGATTTAGATGATTTTCTGGAACTCAATCTCTGGGGTGACTAACTTGTTCGATATTTGTACTAGTTTTCTCTcccttgcctttttttttttttttcctttaatgcAGATATGAACCAGTTAGAGCTTTGGAAAATCCTCCATGAAAAGCAGCCAATCCATAGTATACTAGTACTAAAAGGCGCAAAATTAGTCAAAAAGATGGCTAAGATTTGAAACTACTGTAGTGGGGGATAAATATCAAACTTATAAATGGAATatgataaatgaattttaattcaaaataattctatatatgaaatttaatttgttgttcatatgtatataaaaaattttgattttcattcaattgtacacttttaaataaataaatgtatatatttattttcatattagattaatatacttgtttgtgtatgcaatatatcaacGTAAATAGTACTAGTTCGATAATGTTATTAGTGatttgtaaaaattgaatcaaatcaaaatctatgtataaaatcacaaaaaatcaaagttcatatataacattacatattgaatcaaaatttatgtttagttttgatatttatccacCATTTAAATAAGTTAAAGCAAATATATTCGCAAACGATGAGTAAGTTCATTCACTAATATTCATTTCATTACCTTGTTGTTTGTCTAAGGATTTCTTTTTTTCGTGAAATTACAATATTTTGATGTAAGTTTTCAGGCAGATGAAGTAAACAATTTGAGGCCACACTATGTGTAATTGCAAACTAGGTTGGTTCATAAGCAAAGTAATTTTCAACCCAACTTTGATTAAATTCAGAAGCCGCTAAGTTGTGGTTAAAATTTTCTAGTTAAAAGTACAATGACATCTCGGATATCTACCCTACTTTCGTAACCACCAGCAGCTAAACTCATCCTAATGTTATCTAAGCTCCATTGATAATGGCTCCATTGATAATGAATTAAATTATCCCTTCATTTCATCTTTTGTTCTATACTTCAATTAAGTCTTTGCTAAACCAGCAGTGGTATCAGAGTCATTTTTCTTGAGGGACttgtgagaaaagttttgtgagAAAATTTGAGAGATACACTTGTGAGGTTTTTGGGAAAATGGAATCGAGATTGAGTAACCTGTCCATCTTAGCCCCACCTATGTTTGATAGAGAGAATTATTAAGCATGGGCTATGAGAATACAAGCATAAATGGAGGGTTGTGATTAGTGGGAAGCTGTCGAGGAAGACAATTAGGTGACTCCACTTCCCAACAATCCAACTAAGAACCAGATCAAAATGCACAAGGAGAGAACCACTAAGAAGGCTAAGGCAAAGTCTTGTCTTTATGCTTCGGTTTCACCAGCCATATTCAATAGAATTATGGTTTTTGGATCAGCGAATGAGATATTGGACTACTTCAAAGCTGAGTATCAAGGAGATGAGAGGATCAAGAGCATGAAGGTGTTGAACTTGATCAGAGAATTTGAGAGGCTACAAATGAAGGAGTCTGAGTCAATCAAAGAATACTCAGACAAGTTGATAGATATTGCCAACAAGGTAAGAGTTCTTGGGACCGATATCTTTATTTCTAGACTGGTACAGAAGATACTTGTCCCTATGCCtgagaaatatgaagaactatTGCCTCTTTTGAGAACATTAAGGACTTGACTCAATTGAGAGTAGTGAAATTGATCAGTGCTTTACAAGCACAAGAGCAGAGGAGGCTAATGAGGCAAGAAGGAAGCATAAAAAGAAGCATAGAAGGAGCATTGAAGGCTAAGATGCAGGAAGGCGAAAAATGAGAGGAACAGGAGTGGAACGAGAAGAAAAATGATTGCAATAGTGATTGGGACCTGTTGCAAAAAGTAATagtattgaaaattataataagAATTCTTCATGTAAGTATTGTGGAAAACAGAATCATCCCCATTTCAGGTGTTGGAGAAGGCCAGAAGTGAAATGCAGAAGGTGTAACTTGATGGGGGCACATTGAGAGGTTCTGCAAGGAACTGAGAAATCAATAGCAAGGTGCAGCACATGCTGTAGTTAAA from Gossypium hirsutum isolate 1008001.06 chromosome A04, Gossypium_hirsutum_v2.1, whole genome shotgun sequence includes:
- the LOC107908125 gene encoding dehydration-responsive element-binding protein 1F produces the protein MKHISVLSSKDHENPCSAPEPGSSSGNVEVQSQKRKAGRKKFQETRHPIYKGVRRRNEKWVSEVREPNKKSRIWLGTFSSPVMAAKAYDAAALTLKGVSASLNFPDSAYALPRAKSSSIRDIQSAAMQAASEGFGGHAKALSPLPLLSSYPPPLPCSGSSKILFVDEEEVFNMPGILDSMAEGLILTPPAMQKGYYYWEDDLDDFLELNLWGD